One genomic segment of Amycolatopsis granulosa includes these proteins:
- a CDS encoding DUF983 domain-containing protein, producing MNRVVRGSDGRDWVVRAQMEWRRPATAEDFERDISGSHTSGIAMLAVCILLAVILVAWLPDTVVVPPWVIYGLLLIAVFFPLRWVLNRPWTVVAETDGGITGDPPPERWVGIISGMFRVRGELTRLAKTIQRESGPDFEGPLRPME from the coding sequence ATGAACCGCGTGGTGCGGGGAAGCGACGGCCGCGACTGGGTCGTCCGGGCGCAGATGGAATGGCGCCGCCCGGCAACCGCCGAGGACTTCGAGCGGGACATCTCCGGCAGCCACACCTCGGGCATCGCGATGCTCGCCGTGTGCATCCTCCTGGCCGTCATCCTGGTCGCCTGGCTGCCCGACACCGTGGTGGTGCCGCCGTGGGTGATCTACGGGTTGTTGCTGATCGCGGTGTTCTTCCCGCTGCGCTGGGTGCTGAACCGGCCGTGGACGGTCGTCGCGGAGACCGACGGCGGCATCACCGGTGATCCCCCGCCGGAGCGCTGGGTCGGGATCATTTCCGGCATGTTCCGGGTGCGGGGTGAGCTGACCAGGCTCGCCAAGACGATCCAGCGGGAGTCGGGCCCGGACTTCGAGGGCCCGCTGCGGCCGATGGAGTAA
- a CDS encoding sigma-70 family RNA polymerase sigma factor, giving the protein MSDEAAVPEQRSSSADEQVLLSRLRAGEDAAFRELFELHASAVRRLARSLAADASEAEDITAETFFRVLQALRRGKGPKEHVRAYLLTVARRVTWEWHGARRDVPVTDDELTSRAGAGTDAHARTAEHTLITTAFTSLPERWRTVLWQTEVEGEQPAVVAPHFGLSANATAALARRARQGLRAAYLQAHLAVNRTSDVSCRGVIEKLGGYTAGSVTGAEASRVRGHLLGCASCRAMHAELRDVCSSLRAHAGAVAMLAPASVAVAGGAGGASGALTTLKTMLVSKLKVGVALVSTTAAGVVGFAVGPAVVDESHPVGLPAQGGVELRIAEPDQRLSPPPQVLIAPDDVTLSYPGAPARPGQVPRDGASPAKQVAPVQPPAQQQQQSPGGEQTGAVGGRADADAPPAQSSPTGSARDDLPATDETPYSSTQPPSPDKPGKGKGRDKGGGKSGDKDKPTQAESAGPPSWSSAWWLTQSEPPGNPPGKGSSK; this is encoded by the coding sequence ATGTCGGACGAGGCGGCGGTGCCGGAACAGCGTTCTTCATCGGCGGACGAGCAGGTTCTGCTGAGCCGGCTGCGGGCCGGTGAGGACGCCGCGTTCCGTGAGCTGTTCGAGCTGCACGCCTCCGCCGTCCGCAGGCTGGCCCGGAGCCTGGCCGCCGATGCGTCCGAGGCCGAGGACATCACGGCCGAGACGTTTTTCCGCGTGTTGCAGGCGTTGCGCCGTGGGAAGGGCCCGAAGGAGCATGTGCGCGCCTACCTGTTGACGGTGGCGCGCCGGGTGACGTGGGAGTGGCACGGGGCACGCCGGGATGTGCCGGTCACCGACGACGAGCTGACCTCGCGGGCGGGCGCCGGCACGGACGCGCATGCGCGCACGGCCGAGCACACGTTGATCACCACCGCGTTCACGAGCCTGCCGGAGCGGTGGCGGACGGTGTTGTGGCAGACCGAGGTCGAGGGTGAGCAGCCGGCGGTGGTGGCGCCGCATTTCGGGTTGAGCGCGAACGCGACGGCGGCGCTGGCGCGGCGGGCGCGGCAGGGTCTGCGGGCGGCGTACCTGCAGGCGCACCTGGCGGTGAACCGGACTTCGGACGTGAGTTGCCGCGGGGTGATCGAGAAGCTCGGGGGTTACACGGCGGGCAGTGTCACCGGTGCGGAGGCGAGCCGGGTCCGCGGGCACCTGCTGGGTTGCGCGTCGTGCCGGGCGATGCACGCCGAGCTGCGTGACGTGTGCTCGTCGCTGCGGGCGCACGCGGGTGCGGTGGCGATGCTGGCGCCGGCGTCGGTGGCGGTGGCCGGTGGTGCCGGCGGGGCGTCCGGTGCGCTCACCACGCTGAAGACGATGCTGGTGTCGAAGCTCAAGGTCGGGGTGGCGCTGGTGTCGACCACGGCCGCGGGTGTGGTCGGGTTCGCGGTGGGCCCGGCGGTGGTGGACGAGTCGCATCCGGTGGGGCTGCCCGCGCAGGGCGGGGTTGAGCTGCGGATCGCGGAGCCGGATCAACGGCTGAGCCCGCCGCCGCAGGTGCTGATCGCGCCGGACGACGTCACGCTGTCCTATCCCGGCGCGCCGGCTCGCCCGGGGCAGGTTCCCCGGGACGGGGCCTCACCGGCCAAGCAGGTGGCGCCGGTGCAGCCGCCCGCGCAACAACAGCAGCAGTCGCCGGGCGGTGAGCAGACGGGCGCGGTGGGCGGCCGCGCGGATGCGGATGCGCCGCCGGCGCAGTCCTCGCCGACCGGCAGCGCGCGGGACGACCTGCCGGCCACGGACGAGACGCCGTACTCGTCCACGCAGCCCCCGTCCCCCGACAAGCCGGGCAAGGGCAAGGGCCGTGACAAGGGCGGGGGCAAGAGCGGGGACAAGGACAAGCCGACGCAGGCCGAGTCGGCCGGGCCGCCGTCGTGGTCGTCGGCGTGGTGGCTGACGCAGTCCGAGCCGCCGGGGAACCCGCCCGGCAAGGGGTCATCCAAGTAG
- a CDS encoding oxidoreductase, translated as MVGGQPGHGERDVPALDPFRGVPDRRYHVAAEELLKPLLEPGSGGLLRFRRQASNAPIVALENAYITGRLDLRGADLDCLFRFENCRFEHPPDVREAKILGLVFRRCWLPGLKARNLRSRNDVRLIRCVVQVLPGSDDGETAVQRGDTRERGVPDAAINLTDAVVEGSVVLTRTAVDHPQGRAIQADRLIIAGALLAYRMQAEGEVRLPGMRTGGNVNFSGARLRNPDGFALDGNGAHIGGSLLCEVDNYGAASMRQAFSTHGVLHLPSIRVNGDVVLRAAELTSEQQGRIVLEAWKSSDPYVDPWPALVGDRWQVDGNVELSDGLTAVGTVRMINARIGGTLRLARARITVPRGAVEPYYDRALHLDGSQIGSDLEATGLEIPSGQMRMADVTVRGNVLAGRVRLRHAERDVLSARRMRVAGNLHLHEATIEGTLRLQGVEVGGSVYLYGTDVTEPAVRNRTSFSVDLRTVKVGRDITLTSAGEQPFHAAGGVNMDGAAAGRRIDFTGAVLGALNKHAVALDVSDVGADEFLLNLAQPAAGAIVMRHAHCQTLADNEHFWRAEGGIELEDFRYDVLKQPIDMKDDAAVRDRIERLRTAMAGYRPGPYDQLAAMLRNSGNEEHASTVLFKKQQYRYEALARGYRVLGPGVRLWSWLQRWMVGYGYRPVRALAWLIALLAAGSVYFGLGTDSCVKDPVRYMVSGPRCAVDQQETGLEWNPVLYTADLLVPIVDFGNKGRWYMHDMDKWVSNGFTAMGWILATTVAAGAGRMIRRDT; from the coding sequence ATGGTGGGTGGCCAGCCGGGACACGGGGAGCGGGACGTGCCGGCCCTGGATCCCTTCCGGGGGGTGCCGGACCGGCGCTACCACGTCGCGGCCGAGGAGCTGCTGAAACCGCTGCTCGAGCCGGGCAGCGGTGGGCTGCTGCGGTTCCGCCGGCAGGCTTCCAACGCGCCGATCGTCGCGTTGGAAAACGCTTACATCACCGGTCGTCTCGACCTGCGCGGCGCGGACCTGGACTGCCTGTTCCGCTTCGAGAACTGCCGCTTCGAGCATCCGCCGGACGTGCGGGAGGCCAAGATCCTCGGCCTGGTCTTCCGCCGCTGCTGGCTGCCCGGTCTCAAGGCCCGCAACCTGCGCAGCCGCAACGACGTCCGGCTCATCCGCTGCGTCGTGCAGGTCCTGCCGGGCAGTGACGACGGCGAGACGGCCGTGCAGCGCGGCGATACCCGCGAGCGCGGGGTGCCGGATGCGGCGATCAACCTGACCGACGCCGTCGTGGAGGGCTCGGTCGTGCTGACCCGCACCGCGGTGGACCACCCGCAGGGCCGCGCGATCCAGGCCGACCGGCTGATCATCGCCGGGGCGCTGCTGGCCTACCGGATGCAGGCCGAGGGCGAGGTCCGGCTGCCGGGCATGCGCACCGGCGGCAACGTCAACTTCTCCGGCGCGCGGCTGCGCAACCCGGACGGGTTCGCGCTCGACGGGAACGGCGCCCACATCGGCGGCAGCCTGCTGTGCGAGGTGGACAACTACGGTGCCGCGAGCATGCGGCAAGCGTTTTCCACGCACGGCGTGCTGCACCTGCCGAGCATCCGTGTCAACGGCGACGTGGTGCTGCGCGCCGCCGAGCTGACCAGCGAGCAGCAGGGCCGGATCGTCCTGGAGGCGTGGAAGTCCAGCGACCCCTACGTCGATCCGTGGCCGGCGCTGGTCGGCGATCGCTGGCAGGTCGATGGCAACGTCGAGCTGTCCGACGGGCTGACCGCGGTCGGGACGGTGCGCATGATCAACGCGCGCATCGGTGGCACGTTGCGGCTGGCGCGGGCGCGCATCACCGTGCCGCGCGGCGCGGTCGAGCCGTACTACGACCGGGCGCTGCACCTGGACGGCTCACAGATCGGCAGCGATCTGGAGGCGACCGGCCTGGAGATCCCGTCCGGTCAGATGCGCATGGCCGATGTGACGGTGCGCGGGAACGTGCTGGCCGGGCGGGTGCGGCTGCGGCACGCGGAGCGGGACGTGCTGTCCGCCCGGCGGATGAGGGTGGCGGGCAACCTGCACCTGCACGAGGCGACGATCGAGGGCACCCTGCGGTTGCAGGGTGTGGAGGTGGGCGGCAGCGTCTACCTCTACGGCACCGACGTGACAGAGCCCGCGGTGCGCAACCGGACCAGTTTCTCGGTCGACCTGCGCACCGTGAAGGTGGGCCGCGACATCACCCTCACCAGCGCCGGTGAGCAGCCGTTCCACGCCGCGGGCGGCGTGAACATGGACGGCGCGGCGGCGGGGCGCCGGATCGATTTCACCGGCGCCGTGCTGGGCGCGCTGAACAAGCACGCGGTGGCGCTCGACGTGAGTGACGTGGGGGCGGACGAGTTCCTGCTCAACCTCGCCCAGCCGGCCGCGGGCGCCATCGTGATGCGGCACGCGCACTGCCAGACGCTGGCGGACAACGAGCACTTCTGGCGGGCCGAGGGCGGTATCGAGCTCGAGGACTTCCGCTACGACGTGCTGAAACAGCCGATCGACATGAAGGACGACGCGGCGGTGCGGGACCGCATCGAGCGGCTGCGCACCGCGATGGCGGGCTACCGGCCGGGCCCGTACGACCAGCTGGCCGCGATGCTGCGCAACAGCGGCAACGAGGAGCACGCGTCGACGGTGTTGTTCAAGAAGCAGCAGTACCGGTACGAGGCCCTCGCCCGGGGTTACCGGGTGCTGGGCCCCGGGGTGCGCTTGTGGAGCTGGTTGCAGCGGTGGATGGTCGGCTACGGTTACCGCCCGGTGCGGGCGCTGGCGTGGTTGATCGCGCTGCTGGCCGCGGGCAGCGTCTATTTCGGTCTGGGCACTGATTCGTGTGTGAAGGACCCGGTGCGGTACATGGTGAGCGGCCCCCGTTGTGCGGTTGATCAGCAGGAGACGGGCCTGGAGTGGAACCCGGTGCTCTACACCGCGGATCTCCTGGTGCCGATCGTGGATTTCGGCAACAAGGGCCGCTGGTACATGCACGATATGGACAAGTGGGTGAGCAACGGCTTCACCGCGATGGGCTGGATCCTGGCCACCACGGTAGCCGCCGGCGCCGGCCGAATGATCCGCCGAGACACCTGA
- a CDS encoding amino acid ABC transporter ATP-binding protein, whose protein sequence is MTPVVQAQGIHKRFGRLEVLRGIDFEVHEREVACLIGPSGSGKSTLLRCINHLEKVNAGRLYVDGELVGYRQRGERLYELRDSEIAQQRRNIGMVFQRFNLFPHMTALENVMEAPVQVRRESKQAARERARELLDRVGLADKESSYPAQLSGGQQQRVAIARALAMQPRLMLFDEPTSALDPELVGDVLGVMRQLARDGMTMIVVTHEMQFAREVADKVLFMDDGVVVEQGSPEQVIGDPRHERTRAFLARVLKPEQ, encoded by the coding sequence ATGACCCCGGTGGTCCAGGCGCAGGGCATCCACAAGCGGTTCGGCCGGCTCGAGGTGCTCCGGGGCATCGACTTCGAGGTGCACGAGCGGGAGGTCGCCTGCCTCATCGGCCCGTCCGGCTCGGGCAAGTCGACGCTGCTGCGGTGCATCAACCACCTGGAGAAGGTCAACGCCGGCCGGCTCTACGTCGACGGCGAGCTGGTCGGCTACCGGCAGCGCGGCGAGCGGCTGTACGAGCTGCGCGACAGCGAGATCGCCCAGCAGCGCCGCAACATCGGCATGGTGTTCCAGCGCTTCAACCTGTTCCCGCACATGACGGCGCTGGAGAACGTCATGGAGGCGCCGGTGCAGGTGCGGCGGGAGAGCAAGCAGGCCGCGCGTGAGCGGGCCCGCGAACTGCTCGACCGGGTGGGCCTCGCGGACAAGGAGAGCTCCTACCCCGCGCAGCTCTCCGGCGGCCAGCAGCAGCGGGTCGCGATCGCCCGTGCGCTCGCGATGCAGCCCCGGCTGATGCTGTTCGACGAGCCGACATCGGCGCTGGACCCGGAACTGGTCGGCGACGTGCTGGGCGTGATGCGGCAGCTGGCGCGGGACGGCATGACCATGATCGTGGTGACGCACGAGATGCAGTTCGCCCGCGAGGTGGCCGACAAGGTGCTGTTCATGGACGACGGTGTCGTCGTCGAGCAGGGTTCGCCGGAGCAGGTGATCGGGGACCCCCGGCACGAGCGCACCCGCGCCTTCCTGGCGCGGGTCCTCAAGCCCGAGCAGTAG
- a CDS encoding amino acid ABC transporter permease, with product MTETRQATQSEDIRAVPVRHYGRWIAGVIILLLAAIVIRSVVTNANMQWSVVGDYLFDDRILRGLQNTLILTVISMVIGVVGGVVLAVMRLSPNPLAAGAAGTYIWLFRGTPLITQLVFWNFLALFYPRLGLGVPFGPEFVSWDTNSLISPFTAALLGLGLNEAAYMAEIVRGGILSVDAGQLEAASALGMSRTKTLRRIILPQAMRVIIPPTGNETIAMLKTTSLVVVIGYFELMTSAQQIYAQNYRIAPLLITAALWYLFMTTILTLVQMQIERRFARGTSRQVGERTKWTSRMLGFRYGQGGGGGVGGGVA from the coding sequence ATGACCGAGACACGTCAAGCCACCCAGTCGGAGGACATCCGCGCCGTTCCGGTCCGCCACTACGGCCGGTGGATCGCGGGTGTGATCATCCTGCTCCTGGCGGCCATCGTCATCCGCAGTGTCGTCACCAACGCGAACATGCAGTGGAGCGTCGTCGGTGACTACCTGTTCGACGACCGGATCCTGCGCGGCCTGCAGAACACCCTGATCCTCACCGTCATCTCGATGGTGATCGGGGTGGTCGGCGGGGTCGTGCTCGCGGTGATGCGGTTGTCGCCGAACCCGCTCGCGGCGGGTGCGGCGGGAACCTACATCTGGTTGTTCCGCGGCACGCCGCTGATCACGCAGCTGGTGTTCTGGAACTTCCTCGCGCTGTTCTACCCGCGGCTCGGCCTCGGGGTCCCGTTCGGGCCGGAGTTCGTCAGCTGGGACACCAACTCGCTGATCTCGCCGTTCACCGCGGCCCTGCTGGGCCTGGGCCTGAACGAGGCCGCCTACATGGCCGAGATCGTGCGCGGCGGCATCCTGTCGGTCGACGCCGGCCAGCTGGAGGCCGCCAGTGCTCTCGGCATGTCGCGGACCAAGACGCTGCGGCGGATCATCCTGCCGCAGGCGATGCGGGTGATCATCCCGCCGACCGGCAACGAGACCATCGCGATGCTCAAGACCACCTCGCTGGTCGTGGTCATCGGGTACTTCGAGCTGATGACGTCGGCGCAGCAGATCTACGCGCAGAACTACCGGATCGCGCCGCTGTTGATCACGGCCGCGCTGTGGTACCTGTTCATGACCACGATCCTGACGCTGGTGCAGATGCAGATCGAGCGGCGGTTCGCCCGCGGGACTTCCCGGCAGGTGGGCGAGCGCACGAAGTGGACGAGCCGCATGCTCGGGTTCCGGTATGGCCAGGGCGGTGGCGGCGGTGTCGGGGGAGGTGTGGCGTGA
- a CDS encoding ABC transporter substrate-binding protein encodes MARATHIKALALLPAFALAGLTMACGAGGTGSGGTSQPAGGTGATQSEQIPAVAKDPALAAKVPQAIAADGKIIVGQDQSYAPNEFVDAQGKVVGFDVDLGNAVGQKLGLTMEYQNAAFSGILAGLASGQYELAMSSFTVNPERLQTVDMVSYYRAGTSLGVPKGNPEHISLDDLCGKNIAVQQGTVQVDDLAARSQQCTAAGKPAINVQQFQAQTDVNLQVQTRRSQAMLADSPVVDYAIKQTGGAVETVGQPYDAAPYGIALKKGQGTYAEAVQGAVQALIDDGTYAKILAKWGLNPSGALTKAELNPAS; translated from the coding sequence GTGGCTCGTGCAACACACATCAAGGCGCTGGCCCTGCTGCCCGCCTTCGCCCTGGCCGGGCTGACCATGGCGTGCGGTGCGGGTGGCACCGGCTCCGGAGGCACCTCGCAGCCGGCCGGCGGGACGGGGGCGACCCAGTCCGAGCAGATCCCGGCGGTGGCGAAGGACCCGGCGCTGGCCGCCAAGGTCCCGCAGGCCATAGCGGCCGACGGCAAGATAATCGTGGGTCAGGACCAGAGCTACGCGCCCAACGAGTTCGTCGACGCGCAGGGCAAGGTCGTCGGCTTCGACGTCGACCTGGGTAACGCCGTCGGGCAGAAGCTCGGCCTGACCATGGAGTACCAGAACGCCGCGTTCTCCGGCATCCTCGCCGGCCTCGCCTCGGGCCAGTACGAGCTGGCGATGTCCTCGTTCACGGTCAACCCCGAGCGCCTGCAGACCGTGGACATGGTGTCGTACTACCGGGCGGGTACCTCGCTGGGCGTGCCGAAGGGCAACCCGGAGCACATCTCGCTGGACGACCTGTGCGGCAAGAACATCGCCGTCCAGCAGGGCACCGTGCAGGTCGACGACCTGGCGGCCCGCTCCCAGCAGTGCACCGCGGCCGGCAAGCCGGCGATCAACGTGCAGCAGTTCCAGGCGCAGACCGACGTGAACCTGCAGGTCCAGACCAGGCGCAGCCAGGCGATGCTCGCCGACTCCCCGGTCGTCGACTACGCGATCAAGCAGACCGGCGGCGCGGTCGAGACCGTCGGCCAGCCCTACGACGCCGCGCCCTACGGCATCGCGCTCAAGAAGGGCCAGGGCACCTACGCCGAGGCCGTCCAGGGCGCCGTGCAGGCCCTCATCGACGACGGCACCTACGCCAAGATCCTGGCCAAGTGGGGCCTGAACCCGAGCGGGGCGCTCACGAAGGCGGAGCTGAACCCGGCCAGCTGA
- a CDS encoding M20/M25/M40 family metallo-hydrolase, which translates to MEQTTVRETVRRLWADEVLPSLSGLVEIPALSQAFDPEWATTGHLAAAVRHVQNWITGRNLPGATIDVVQLDGRSPVLLVDVPATPGAEDRGTVLLYGHLDKQPPVGGWADGLGPWTPVVRGDRLYGRGSADDGYAGYAATAALEAVHAAGGAHARSVVLLETGEESGSPDLPLYLEHLSDRLGRVTFVVCLDSGGNDYDRLWLTTSLRGLAQVHVTVRVLETAAHSGLASGVVPSSFRVLRQLLDRVEDSATGEIKLAELHVDIPPNRRAEAAATVAVAPGATKGSFPLVPGMRPVSDDELELLLNQSWRPTLSVIGAAGLPEPANAGNVLRESTTLALSFRLPPTADSAAALAAIEKALTSDVPYGAAVELSGVEAADGWNAPDASPWLATALEEVSDHVFGAPWRSVGLGGSIPFMGLLGEKYPEAQFLVTGALGPDSNAHVPDEWLHLPQAQRLTEAVAHMLDAHARG; encoded by the coding sequence GTGGAGCAAACAACCGTGCGTGAAACCGTCCGGCGCCTCTGGGCCGACGAGGTGCTGCCGAGCCTGTCCGGCCTGGTGGAGATCCCCGCCCTGTCGCAGGCGTTCGACCCCGAATGGGCCACCACCGGGCACCTCGCCGCCGCCGTGCGGCACGTGCAGAACTGGATCACCGGGCGGAACCTGCCCGGCGCCACCATCGACGTCGTCCAGCTGGACGGCCGCAGCCCGGTGCTGCTGGTCGACGTCCCGGCCACACCCGGCGCGGAGGACCGCGGCACGGTGCTGCTCTACGGCCACCTCGACAAGCAGCCCCCGGTCGGCGGCTGGGCCGACGGGCTCGGCCCGTGGACCCCGGTGGTCCGCGGCGACCGGCTCTACGGCCGCGGTTCGGCCGACGACGGCTACGCGGGATACGCGGCGACCGCCGCGCTGGAGGCGGTGCACGCCGCCGGTGGCGCCCACGCGCGGTCGGTGGTCCTGCTGGAGACCGGCGAGGAGTCGGGCAGCCCCGACCTGCCGCTCTACCTGGAGCACCTGTCGGATCGGCTGGGCCGCGTGACGTTCGTGGTGTGCCTGGACTCCGGTGGCAACGACTACGACCGGCTGTGGCTGACGACCAGCCTGCGCGGGCTGGCCCAGGTGCACGTCACGGTGCGCGTGCTGGAGACGGCCGCGCACTCCGGGCTGGCCAGCGGTGTCGTGCCGAGCTCGTTCCGCGTCCTGCGGCAGCTGCTGGACCGCGTCGAGGACTCCGCGACGGGCGAGATCAAGCTCGCCGAACTGCACGTCGACATCCCGCCGAACCGGCGCGCGGAGGCCGCGGCGACGGTCGCGGTGGCACCCGGGGCGACCAAGGGGTCGTTCCCGCTGGTGCCCGGCATGCGGCCGGTCTCCGACGACGAGCTGGAGCTGCTGCTGAACCAGTCGTGGCGGCCCACGCTGTCGGTGATCGGCGCGGCGGGCCTGCCGGAGCCGGCGAACGCGGGCAACGTCCTGCGCGAGTCGACGACGCTGGCGCTGAGCTTCCGGCTGCCGCCGACGGCCGACTCGGCGGCCGCGCTCGCCGCGATCGAGAAGGCGCTGACCTCGGACGTGCCGTACGGCGCGGCGGTCGAGCTGTCCGGGGTCGAGGCCGCGGACGGCTGGAACGCACCGGACGCCTCACCGTGGCTGGCAACCGCGCTGGAGGAGGTGAGCGACCACGTCTTCGGTGCGCCGTGGCGCAGCGTCGGGCTCGGCGGGTCGATCCCGTTCATGGGCCTGCTCGGCGAGAAGTACCCGGAGGCCCAGTTCCTGGTCACCGGGGCGCTCGGCCCGGACTCGAACGCGCACGTCCCGGACGAGTGGCTGCACCTGCCCCAGGCGCAGCGGCTCACCGAGGCCGTCGCGCACATGCTGGACGCTCACGCCCGCGGGTGA
- the pdhA gene encoding pyruvate dehydrogenase (acetyl-transferring) E1 component subunit alpha codes for MPSPEQWTHPEPGEGPAAQAAQPSREQVIAGLRNTDAGGAEVTQLLTPEGERIASPQFDRYISDIDPDALRGLYRDMVLVRRADREANAMQRQGQLGIWVPLLGQEAAQVGSGRALRPQDMAFPSYREHGVAYTRGVDFKELLGIFRCTDHGGWDFKAHGFHPYTIVIGNQVLNAAGYAMGQKFEGKVGDDDGEATIVYFGDGATSQGDVHEGFVWAAVYDAPLVFFCQNNQWAISEPTERQSRLPLYQRARGYGFPGIRVDGNDVLACLAVTRWALEECRHGNGPVLIEAFTYRMDAHTTTDDPTRYRLSEELEVWKHKDPIERVRVHLARNGYADQAWFDQIESEADAFAADLREFCFNMPEPPPERVFTGVYAEPSPVLDSQRDEFLSYLAGFVEAGER; via the coding sequence ATGCCGTCCCCCGAACAGTGGACGCACCCGGAGCCCGGCGAAGGACCGGCCGCACAGGCCGCCCAGCCATCGCGGGAGCAGGTGATCGCCGGTTTGCGAAACACGGACGCGGGTGGCGCTGAGGTGACTCAGCTGCTCACCCCCGAAGGCGAGCGAATCGCATCGCCCCAGTTCGACCGCTACATCTCCGACATCGACCCGGACGCGCTGCGCGGGCTCTACCGCGACATGGTGCTGGTCCGCCGGGCCGACCGGGAAGCCAACGCCATGCAGCGCCAGGGCCAGCTCGGCATCTGGGTCCCGCTGCTCGGCCAGGAGGCCGCACAGGTCGGTTCCGGCCGCGCGCTGCGGCCGCAGGACATGGCGTTCCCGAGCTACCGGGAACACGGCGTGGCCTACACCCGCGGCGTCGACTTCAAGGAACTGCTGGGCATCTTCCGCTGCACCGACCACGGCGGCTGGGACTTCAAGGCCCACGGTTTCCACCCGTACACCATCGTGATCGGCAACCAGGTGCTCAACGCGGCCGGGTACGCGATGGGCCAGAAGTTCGAAGGCAAGGTTGGCGACGACGACGGCGAGGCCACCATCGTCTACTTCGGTGACGGCGCCACCTCCCAGGGCGACGTGCACGAGGGCTTCGTGTGGGCCGCGGTGTACGACGCGCCGCTGGTGTTCTTCTGCCAGAACAACCAGTGGGCGATCTCCGAGCCCACCGAGCGGCAGTCCCGGCTCCCGCTCTACCAGCGCGCCCGCGGCTACGGCTTTCCCGGCATCCGCGTGGACGGCAACGACGTGCTGGCCTGCCTCGCGGTGACCCGCTGGGCGCTCGAGGAGTGCCGCCACGGCAACGGACCGGTGCTGATCGAGGCGTTCACCTACCGGATGGACGCCCACACCACCACCGACGACCCGACCCGCTACCGGCTCTCCGAGGAGCTGGAGGTCTGGAAGCACAAGGACCCGATCGAGCGCGTGCGGGTGCACCTGGCCCGCAACGGGTACGCCGACCAGGCGTGGTTCGACCAGATCGAGTCCGAGGCCGACGCCTTCGCCGCGGACCTGCGCGAGTTCTGCTTCAACATGCCGGAACCGCCGCCGGAACGCGTGTTCACCGGCGTCTACGCCGAGCCGTCGCCGGTGCTGGACTCCCAGCGCGACGAGTTCCTGTCCTACCTGGCCGGTTTCGTGGAAGCGGGTGAGCGCTGA
- a CDS encoding alpha-ketoacid dehydrogenase subunit beta, whose product MAAPVKSPVDGAVPAVQKLTIGKALNMGLRAAMEADDKVLILGEDVGKLGGVFRITDGLQKDFGEQRVLDTPLAESGIIGTAVGLAVRGFRPVCEIQFEGFIFPGFDQISSQLAKLHYRTQGRVKVPVVVRVPYGGGIGAVEHHSESPESLFAHIAGLKVVSCSNPTDAYWMIQQAVACDDPVLFFEPKRLYHNGQLKSEVDTTTPPGPLFASRVVREGTDCTLVAYGPSVKVCIDAAAAAAEEGRSLEVIDLRTLSPLDLAPVFESVRRTGRLVAVSEAPSESSITSEIAARVQQECFYSLEAPVLRATGFDTPYPPSKLEEHYLPDLDRVLHTVDRAMGW is encoded by the coding sequence ATGGCCGCCCCGGTGAAGTCCCCTGTGGACGGTGCGGTACCCGCCGTGCAGAAGCTGACGATCGGCAAGGCCCTGAACATGGGCCTGCGCGCGGCGATGGAGGCCGACGACAAGGTCCTGATCCTCGGCGAGGACGTCGGCAAGCTCGGCGGCGTCTTCCGGATCACCGACGGGTTGCAGAAGGACTTCGGCGAGCAGCGCGTGCTGGACACGCCGCTGGCCGAGTCGGGCATCATCGGCACCGCGGTCGGCCTGGCCGTGCGCGGGTTCCGCCCGGTGTGCGAGATCCAGTTCGAGGGGTTCATCTTCCCCGGGTTCGACCAGATCTCCTCGCAGCTGGCGAAGCTGCACTACCGCACGCAGGGCCGGGTCAAGGTGCCGGTGGTCGTGCGGGTGCCCTACGGCGGCGGGATCGGCGCCGTGGAGCACCACTCCGAATCACCGGAGTCGCTGTTCGCGCACATCGCCGGACTGAAGGTGGTGTCCTGCTCGAACCCCACGGACGCCTACTGGATGATCCAGCAGGCCGTCGCCTGCGACGATCCGGTGCTGTTCTTCGAGCCCAAGCGGCTCTACCACAACGGCCAGCTCAAGTCCGAAGTGGACACGACGACGCCGCCGGGACCGCTGTTCGCCTCGCGCGTGGTGCGCGAGGGCACCGACTGCACGCTCGTCGCGTACGGGCCGTCGGTCAAGGTGTGCATCGATGCTGCTGCCGCCGCGGCCGAAGAGGGCCGGTCGCTGGAGGTCATCGACCTGCGGACGCTCTCGCCGCTCGACCTCGCGCCGGTGTTCGAGTCGGTGCGCCGCACCGGCCGGCTGGTCGCGGTCAGCGAGGCGCCGTCGGAGTCGTCGATCACCTCCGAGATCGCCGCGCGCGTGCAGCAGGAGTGCTTCTACTCGCTGGAGGCGCCGGTGCTGCGGGCGACCGGGTTCGACACCCCGTACCCGCCGTCCAAACTGGAGGAGCACTACCTCCCCGACCTGGACCGCGTCCTGCACACCGTCGACCGCGCGATGGGCTGGTGA